CGGCTCGGCGTCTTGCCCCGGGCCGCCGTGGAGCCGCAGCTCCGGCAGCTCGAGCCCAAGGACTACGGCCGGTTCAAGTATCGCGGGGTGCAGCTCGGCCGCTTCGCCATCTTCTGTCCCGCGCTGCTGAAGCCGGAGGCGACGCGCTGGCGCACCATCCTGCACAACCTGGGCGAACGGACCTTCGATCCCGCCGAAGACCAGGGCCGCGTCTCCTTCGAGGCGCCCGGCGGCATGCAGCGCGACGCCCTGCTGCTGGCCGGCTACGAGCGCTTCGGCCGCATCGCCGTGCGCGTCGACATGGTGGAGCGTATCGCCAGCCATGCGCACAGGGCCACGCGTGAAGGGGAGGCGGAAGCCGATCACGCACTGATGTCGATGCTGGGCGGCGGGGCTGAACGCCTGCAGCCCGTTCTCGCCGGCCTCGGCTACATGACCCAGAGGCCGCAGGAAGACGGCCCGCTGCTCTACAGGCCGCGCAAGCGCGGCGAGAAGCCGTCCGGACGCAAGAGCGCAAACGCCGGCCGCCGTGGCCGCAAGCCGGTCCCGCCGGACCCCGATTCACCTTTCGCAGCCCTGTTGGAGTTGAGGAAGACATGACAGAAAGCGCCATCCGCATCGATCTCTGGCTCTGGTACGCCCGCCTCTTCAAAAGCCGCTCGCTCGCGGCGAAGGCCGTCAAGGGAACCCGGTTCAGGATCAACAAGCGGGTGGTGACCAAACCAAGCCAGACAATCCGGCCCGGCGATGTCCTGACCTTCCCGAGAGGCGACGACGTCTGCGTCATCGAGGTCGTGCAGATCGGCGCACGGCGCGGTCCCACTTCGGAAGCCCGCGGCCTCTACCGCGACCTGGCGGCGCACGACGCGGGATAGCGGAAGCTTTCTTCGCGACTTGCAATCCGGCCCCCGAGAGCCGAGAAATTCCCCTGCCCGAGCGAGAATCGAGGGGACGTCATGCGCATCGCCACCTGGAACGTGAACTCCATCAAGGCCCGCCTGCCCCGCGTGGTGGAATGGCTGGGCGCCGCGGCGCCGGACGTGGTCTGCCTGCAGGAGACCAAGTGCGAGGACCAGAACTTCCCGGCGATGGAAATCGAGGATCTCGGCTACAACATCGCGATCCACGGGCAGAAGTCCTACAACGGCGTCGCCATCCTGTCGAAACGGCCGATCGAGGACGTACAGACCGGCCTGCCCGGCGATGACGGCGACGAACAGGCGCGCTACATCGAAGCCACCGTGGACGGCGTCCGCATCTGCGGGCTCTACCTGCCCAACGGCAATCCCGTACCGGGGCCGAAGTTCGACTACAAGCTGGGATGGATGGACCGGCTGATCGGGCGCGCGCAGGAACTGCTGTCGCTCGAGGAGACCTTCATCATGGCCGGCGACTACAATGTCTGTCCAACCGACGACGACGTCTTCGATCCCGCCGGTTTCGCCGACGACGCGCTCTGCCAGCCGGAAAGCCGCAACCGGTTCCGCCAGCTCCTGAATCTCGGTCTGACGGATGGCGTGCACGTGTTCAATCCGCAGCCGCATTTCTACACCTACTGGGACTATCAGCGCGGCGCCTGGCAGAAGGATCACGGGCTGCGCATCGATCACCTGCTGCTCTCGCCACAGGCGACGGACCGGCTGGTGGCCAGCGGCGTCGACAAGGCTCCGCGCGGGGAGCCAAAGGCCTCCGACCACACGC
Above is a genomic segment from Minwuia thermotolerans containing:
- a CDS encoding RNA-binding S4 domain-containing protein → MTESAIRIDLWLWYARLFKSRSLAAKAVKGTRFRINKRVVTKPSQTIRPGDVLTFPRGDDVCVIEVVQIGARRGPTSEARGLYRDLAAHDAG
- a CDS encoding exodeoxyribonuclease III, whose translation is MRIATWNVNSIKARLPRVVEWLGAAAPDVVCLQETKCEDQNFPAMEIEDLGYNIAIHGQKSYNGVAILSKRPIEDVQTGLPGDDGDEQARYIEATVDGVRICGLYLPNGNPVPGPKFDYKLGWMDRLIGRAQELLSLEETFIMAGDYNVCPTDDDVFDPAGFADDALCQPESRNRFRQLLNLGLTDGVHVFNPQPHFYTYWDYQRGAWQKDHGLRIDHLLLSPQATDRLVASGVDKAPRGEPKASDHTPAWIELSEPDA